A DNA window from Altererythrobacter sp. B11 contains the following coding sequences:
- the pdxH gene encoding pyridoxamine 5'-phosphate oxidase: protein MEPAADAIPATDPFALFDAWFEEARASEPNDANAMALATATPEGAPSVRMVLLKGHDPDGFVFYTNAQSRKGGEILANPQAALLFHWKSLRRQIRIEGPLSEVTAAEADAYFHSRHPDSQLGSAASDQSRPLASRQTYLDRVEQLRAAYGDGEIPRPPHWTGFRLAPVRMEFWQDRAHRLHERRQFNRVNGGWQSALLYP, encoded by the coding sequence ATGGAACCTGCAGCCGACGCCATCCCCGCCACCGACCCCTTCGCCCTGTTCGACGCCTGGTTCGAAGAGGCGCGCGCCAGCGAGCCGAACGACGCCAATGCCATGGCGCTCGCCACGGCGACGCCGGAGGGCGCGCCCTCCGTGCGGATGGTGCTGCTGAAGGGTCACGACCCCGATGGTTTCGTGTTCTACACCAATGCGCAGAGCCGGAAGGGCGGGGAAATCCTCGCCAATCCGCAGGCCGCGCTGCTGTTCCACTGGAAGAGCCTGCGGCGGCAGATCCGCATCGAAGGGCCGCTGAGTGAAGTGACGGCGGCAGAGGCCGATGCCTATTTCCACTCGCGCCATCCCGATTCGCAGCTTGGCTCGGCCGCCAGCGACCAGTCGCGCCCGCTGGCTTCGCGCCAGACCTATCTGGACCGCGTGGAGCAGCTGCGCGCCGCCTATGGCGACGGCGAAATCCCCCGCCCGCCGCACTGGACCGGCTTCCGTCTCGCGCCCGTGCGGATGGAGTTCTGGCAGGATCGCGCGCACCGCCTGCACGAGCGGCGGCAGTTCAACCGGGTGAATGGGGGCTGGCAGAGCGCCCTGCTCTACCCATGA
- a CDS encoding serine hydrolase domain-containing protein, which yields MTPVFKICRSPSLRAALLPALLPLLLLGACKEEGPPPPPPVPPEAMAAVVADPGTDREKLARAVDALFTRDDLGETRALIVMHAGEVAASRYGEGYGPETPFLGWSMSKTVTGVLIGMMVADGRLRLDESPPIPHWQRAGDPRGEITLRQLLQMRSGLRHQEKAEPVYTSDEVRMLFLDGRDDMAGWAEAQPLEHEPGREFEYSTASSVILSDIATRVLAPDGTPQVRREAMDDFLHARLGVPLGMKSLTAEYDRAGTMMGGSMIWATAPDWARFGEFLRHGGSVKGAQIVPRGWIDFMKHASPRAPDYGASVWLNRDSGGDRRVLFPDQGPASLFAAVGHLGQYILVSPAQKLTIVRLGKTDEEDRAALVEALAQVAALYPAD from the coding sequence ATGACGCCTGTGTTCAAGATCTGCCGCTCCCCTAGCCTCCGCGCCGCGCTGCTGCCAGCCCTGCTGCCGCTTCTCCTGCTCGGCGCCTGCAAGGAGGAGGGGCCGCCTCCGCCCCCGCCCGTCCCGCCCGAGGCGATGGCGGCGGTGGTGGCCGACCCCGGCACCGACCGGGAGAAGCTGGCGCGGGCGGTGGATGCGCTGTTCACCCGGGATGATCTCGGCGAAACGCGCGCGCTGATCGTGATGCATGCGGGGGAAGTGGCCGCCAGCCGCTATGGCGAGGGCTACGGCCCGGAAACGCCCTTCCTCGGCTGGTCCATGTCCAAGACCGTGACCGGCGTGCTGATCGGAATGATGGTTGCGGACGGGCGCCTGCGGCTCGACGAATCGCCGCCCATTCCGCATTGGCAGCGCGCCGGCGATCCCCGCGGCGAGATCACGCTGCGCCAGCTGCTGCAGATGCGCTCGGGCCTGCGGCACCAGGAGAAGGCGGAGCCTGTCTACACCTCGGACGAAGTGCGCATGCTGTTCCTCGACGGGCGCGACGACATGGCCGGCTGGGCGGAGGCGCAGCCGCTGGAGCATGAACCGGGCCGCGAGTTCGAATATTCGACCGCCAGCAGCGTGATCCTGTCCGACATCGCCACCCGCGTGCTGGCGCCCGACGGCACCCCCCAAGTCCGGCGCGAAGCCATGGACGATTTCCTCCACGCGCGGCTGGGCGTGCCGCTGGGGATGAAGTCGCTCACTGCCGAATATGACCGGGCGGGCACGATGATGGGCGGCAGCATGATATGGGCCACCGCGCCGGACTGGGCGCGCTTCGGCGAATTCCTGCGCCATGGCGGCTCGGTGAAAGGCGCGCAGATCGTGCCGCGCGGGTGGATCGACTTCATGAAGCACGCCAGCCCGCGCGCCCCGGATTATGGCGCCAGCGTGTGGCTCAACCGGGATTCGGGTGGCGACCGGCGCGTGCTGTTCCCCGATCAGGGCCCGGCCTCGCTGTTCGCGGCGGTGGGGCACCTCGGCCAGTACATCCTCGTCTCTCCCGCCCAGAAGCTGACGATCGTCAGGCTGGGCAAGACCGACGAGGAGGACCGGGCGGCGCTGGTGGAGGCGCTGGCGCAGGTGGCCGCGCTTTATCCCGCCGATTGA
- a CDS encoding GlsB/YeaQ/YmgE family stress response membrane protein, with product MGWIATIILGGIAGWLASMVMNRDASMGILWNIIVGIVGGIIGSAIGNVTGFLTTDANWVMYLITAFVGAVVLLAIVNMIQRGRVR from the coding sequence ATGGGTTGGATAGCGACGATAATCCTCGGCGGCATAGCTGGATGGCTGGCGAGCATGGTCATGAACCGGGATGCCTCCATGGGCATTCTCTGGAACATCATAGTCGGCATCGTTGGCGGCATCATCGGCAGCGCCATCGGGAATGTCACCGGCTTCCTCACCACCGACGCGAACTGGGTGATGTACCTGATCACCGCATTCGTCGGTGCGGTTGTACTGCTGGCGATCGTGAACATGATCCAGCGGGGCCGCGTGCGCTGA
- a CDS encoding cation diffusion facilitator family transporter, whose protein sequence is MRAAGREDRAPSRAWLTRSAAFASIAMALFLSTLKMWAVWRTGSTAMLGSLADSALDLVASLATLAGVWIAAQPADEEHRFGHGKAEALAAMFQVILIVLSAGAIGFRSVLGLLDGGRTQAAGEGITVSVIAIGATFALLAWQRHVVRSTGSVAIRTDNLHYQSDLLLNLAVIAALVLDQYLGFGRADPLFGLLIAGWLLWGAWHASVEAVDALMDREWPEEKRLAFVERAARHPELSKLHDLRTRSSGERDFVQFHVDLPGSMSVARAHAILEQVEADLQAAFPDTDIFIHIDPAGHVDEPGNELAEDDEFAKLKDQE, encoded by the coding sequence ATGAGGGCAGCCGGGCGGGAGGATCGCGCCCCTTCGCGCGCATGGCTGACGCGCAGCGCCGCCTTCGCCTCCATCGCGATGGCGCTGTTCCTGTCCACGCTCAAGATGTGGGCCGTGTGGCGCACCGGATCGACGGCCATGCTCGGCAGCCTCGCCGATTCGGCGCTCGATCTCGTCGCCAGCCTGGCGACGCTGGCCGGGGTCTGGATCGCCGCGCAGCCCGCGGATGAGGAGCATCGCTTCGGCCATGGCAAGGCGGAGGCGCTGGCGGCCATGTTCCAGGTGATCCTGATCGTGCTGTCTGCCGGGGCCATCGGCTTCCGGTCCGTGCTCGGCCTGTTGGACGGCGGGCGGACGCAGGCCGCGGGTGAGGGCATCACCGTGTCGGTGATTGCCATCGGCGCCACTTTCGCGCTGCTGGCATGGCAGCGGCATGTGGTCCGCAGCACCGGCTCGGTGGCGATCCGCACGGACAATCTGCACTACCAGTCCGACCTGCTGCTGAACCTCGCGGTGATCGCGGCGCTGGTGCTGGATCAATATCTCGGCTTCGGGCGGGCCGATCCACTGTTCGGCCTGCTTATCGCCGGCTGGCTGCTGTGGGGCGCGTGGCATGCCTCGGTAGAGGCGGTGGACGCGTTGATGGACCGCGAATGGCCGGAGGAGAAGCGCCTTGCCTTCGTGGAGCGGGCTGCGCGCCATCCGGAGCTCAGCAAGCTGCACGATCTGCGCACCCGCAGCAGTGGCGAGCGGGATTTCGTGCAGTTCCACGTCGATCTGCCCGGCAGCATGAGCGTCGCCCGCGCCCATGCGATCCTCGAACAGGTGGAGGCCGATCTGCAGGCGGCGTTCCCCGATACCGACATTTTCATCCATATCGACCCTGCCGGCCATGTGGACGAGCCCGGCAACGAGCTGGCCGAGGATGACGAGTTCGCCAAGCTGAAGGACCAGGAATGA
- a CDS encoding PhzF family phenazine biosynthesis protein has protein sequence MSRNSLPYWHVDAFAARPFAGNQAAVMLLEEWLADDQLCAIAAENMFAETAFLLPDAGGASDCELRWFTPTQEIRLCGHATLASGHVLLCRDGGDRVTFRTRKAGVLEVRRMAPTSDHRGGYELALPAIATERSDWPEAAALLGAQPVEVWRNADGYDVFFFESEAAVRGLQPDLRGLAALGDNAFICTAPGANSDVVSRVFVPGAGVDEDSVTGSAHAVLTPLWAERLGRSSFTAHQASTRGGDLTCRLEGDRAWLGGHCVTVVEGRFFPG, from the coding sequence ATGAGCCGCAACAGCCTGCCCTACTGGCATGTCGATGCCTTCGCCGCGCGCCCCTTCGCCGGCAATCAGGCAGCGGTCATGCTGCTGGAGGAATGGCTGGCGGACGACCAGCTCTGCGCCATCGCGGCGGAGAACATGTTCGCCGAAACCGCCTTCCTCCTGCCCGATGCCGGCGGTGCGTCGGATTGCGAGCTGCGCTGGTTCACCCCGACGCAGGAAATTCGCCTGTGCGGCCATGCCACGCTGGCGAGCGGCCATGTTCTGCTCTGCCGCGATGGGGGTGACCGCGTGACCTTCCGCACCCGCAAGGCGGGCGTGCTGGAAGTGCGGCGCATGGCCCCCACCAGCGATCACCGGGGCGGCTATGAACTGGCTCTGCCGGCCATCGCCACCGAGCGGTCCGACTGGCCCGAAGCCGCGGCGCTGCTTGGCGCGCAGCCGGTGGAAGTGTGGCGCAATGCCGATGGCTACGACGTGTTCTTCTTCGAAAGCGAAGCTGCGGTGCGCGGCCTGCAGCCCGATCTGCGCGGACTCGCGGCGCTGGGGGACAATGCCTTCATCTGCACCGCACCCGGTGCGAACAGCGACGTGGTCAGCCGCGTCTTCGTGCCCGGCGCCGGCGTGGATGAGGACAGCGTCACCGGCTCCGCCCATGCGGTGCTCACCCCGCTATGGGCCGAACGGCTCGGCCGCAGCAGCTTCACCGCGCATCAGGCCTCGACCCGGGGCGGCGATCTTACCTGCCGGCTGGAGGGTGACCGGGCCTGGCTGGGCGGGCACTGCGTCACCGTGGTGGAAGGGCGCTTCTTCCCCGGCTGA
- the sciP gene encoding CtrA inhibitor SciP: MIENQKIRPAQVIGPLGEPLTLDDLPAPSTKRWVVRRKAEVVAAVNGGLLTIDEVLERYNLTLEEFASWQRAVDRSGMQGLRVTRIQHYRDLYERQLKY, translated from the coding sequence ATGATCGAGAACCAGAAAATCCGTCCGGCACAAGTAATCGGCCCGCTGGGCGAGCCGCTGACTCTCGACGATCTTCCGGCCCCCTCGACCAAGCGCTGGGTCGTGCGCCGCAAGGCCGAAGTGGTCGCCGCCGTCAATGGCGGCCTGCTGACGATCGACGAGGTGCTCGAACGCTACAACCTCACGCTGGAGGAATTCGCCAGCTGGCAGCGTGCCGTGGATCGTTCCGGCATGCAGGGCCTGCGCGTCACCCGTATCCAGCATTACCGCGATCTCTACGAACGCCAGCTGAAATACTGA
- a CDS encoding YihY/virulence factor BrkB family protein: MVAPLHPEQDIPEAPQVDLSPEGRRREALRHRAGLAERMAEDVGLGGRAFEILRRVALGTYNDGFIHAGNLAYMAILAIFPFFITGAAIFSAFGEEHERMASINAVLTALPPVVREVIEPVARNVVEQRSGWFLWAGGLFGLWTVGSLVETIRDMLRRAYGTKSTKAFWKYRLLSTGIIVGAVVLLLLSLIAQVLIGAAQEFISIWLPELESALGELSLSRVIPAFGLFGSIYLLFYTLTPAAYRNRRYPKWPGALLVTGWWVLVTIWLPPVLRTMFSYNLTYGSLAGIMITLFFFWLVGLGMVMGAELNAALAETPEEEQDRVGQLDNRQRRMHGK, from the coding sequence ATGGTTGCACCGCTGCATCCGGAGCAGGACATCCCCGAAGCGCCGCAGGTGGACCTTTCGCCCGAGGGGCGGCGGCGCGAAGCTCTGCGCCACCGCGCCGGCTTGGCGGAGCGGATGGCCGAAGACGTGGGGCTGGGCGGCCGGGCTTTTGAAATCCTGCGCCGCGTGGCCCTGGGTACCTATAACGACGGCTTCATCCACGCGGGCAATCTCGCCTATATGGCGATCCTGGCGATCTTCCCCTTCTTCATCACCGGTGCGGCGATCTTTTCGGCGTTCGGCGAAGAGCATGAGCGGATGGCCTCCATCAATGCGGTCCTCACGGCCCTGCCGCCGGTGGTGCGCGAAGTGATCGAGCCGGTCGCCCGCAATGTGGTGGAACAGCGCAGCGGCTGGTTCCTGTGGGCCGGCGGATTGTTCGGCCTGTGGACGGTGGGCAGCCTGGTGGAAACGATCCGCGACATGCTGCGGCGCGCCTATGGCACCAAATCCACCAAGGCTTTCTGGAAATACCGGCTGCTGTCGACCGGGATCATCGTGGGCGCGGTGGTGCTGCTGTTGCTGAGCCTGATCGCCCAGGTGCTGATCGGCGCGGCGCAGGAATTCATCTCCATCTGGCTGCCCGAACTGGAAAGCGCACTGGGCGAATTGTCGCTTTCGCGGGTCATACCTGCCTTCGGACTCTTCGGCTCCATCTACCTGCTGTTCTACACGCTGACCCCGGCGGCCTATCGCAACCGGCGCTATCCCAAATGGCCCGGTGCGCTGCTCGTCACCGGCTGGTGGGTGCTGGTGACCATCTGGCTGCCGCCGGTGCTGCGCACGATGTTTTCCTACAATCTCACCTACGGCTCGCTGGCCGGAATCATGATCACGCTTTTCTTTTTCTGGCTCGTCGGCTTAGGGATGGTCATGGGTGCGGAGCTGAACGCCGCGCTGGCCGAAACGCCCGAGGAGGAACAGGATCGGGTGGGCCAGCTCGACAACCGGCAGCGCCGGATGCACGGAAAATAA
- a CDS encoding DnaJ C-terminal domain-containing protein, producing the protein MADPYATLGVARTASEQDIKSAYRKLAKELHPDRNKDKPDASERFSEVTRAYDLLSDKDKRAQFDRGEIDADGNPAMPFGNGGFGGFGGRPGGGQSRSYSARDFEGMGGEEVDLGDIFEGLFGGRGGMGGARGGAGFGRRPPPPPPQRGANVSYKLRVPFADAAALKPQRITLGDGKTIDLKLPEGVEDGTQMRLKGKGQPGPAGSGDALVTVEIEPHAFFTRDGDDIRLELPVTLDEAVNGAKVKVPTVEGAVMMTVAPGSASGKILRLKGKGFSRKGGGRGDQLVRLEVTLPADLAELTRRLEGWHDTAAVRNHLGV; encoded by the coding sequence ATGGCAGATCCATACGCAACACTGGGCGTGGCCCGCACCGCGAGCGAGCAGGACATCAAGTCTGCCTATCGCAAGCTCGCCAAGGAATTGCACCCCGACCGGAACAAGGACAAGCCCGACGCTTCCGAGCGGTTCAGCGAAGTGACCCGCGCCTACGACCTGCTGTCCGACAAGGACAAGCGGGCGCAGTTCGACCGGGGCGAAATAGACGCCGACGGCAACCCCGCCATGCCCTTCGGCAATGGTGGGTTCGGCGGCTTCGGCGGCCGGCCCGGCGGTGGCCAGTCGCGCAGCTATTCCGCGCGCGACTTCGAAGGCATGGGCGGCGAGGAAGTGGATCTGGGCGACATCTTCGAAGGGCTGTTCGGCGGCCGCGGCGGCATGGGCGGCGCGCGCGGCGGCGCGGGCTTCGGCCGGCGCCCCCCGCCACCCCCGCCGCAGCGCGGGGCCAATGTCTCCTACAAGCTGCGCGTGCCCTTCGCCGATGCGGCGGCGCTGAAGCCGCAGCGCATCACGCTGGGCGACGGCAAGACGATCGACCTCAAGCTGCCCGAAGGGGTGGAAGACGGCACGCAGATGCGCCTCAAGGGCAAGGGCCAGCCCGGCCCCGCCGGCAGCGGCGATGCGCTGGTGACGGTGGAGATCGAGCCGCATGCCTTCTTCACCCGCGATGGCGACGACATCCGGCTGGAACTGCCGGTCACGCTGGACGAGGCGGTGAACGGGGCAAAGGTGAAGGTGCCCACCGTGGAAGGCGCGGTGATGATGACGGTGGCGCCCGGCTCCGCTTCGGGCAAGATCCTGCGCCTCAAGGGCAAGGGCTTTTCCCGCAAGGGCGGCGGGCGCGGCGATCAGCTGGTGCGGCTGGAAGTCACCCTGCCCGCCGATCTGGCCGAACTCACGCGCAGGCTGGAAGGCTGGCACGATACGGCGGCGGTGCGGAACCATCTGGGCGTCTGA
- a CDS encoding efflux RND transporter periplasmic adaptor subunit, producing MNYETTMNYSGPADPEAGETVETEAAAASTRRRRIIVAALIAAVLIAIAAALLLSGGEEADLSADAETVPSVTVLAPGQGTIAGVINATGTIAARREMPVGVVGEGGRVVSVPVDQGEWVRQGQVLAVIDRAVQSQQAASAAATVSVNKADAELAQANLDRALKLVDRGFISKADVDRLTATRDAAVARVKVAEAQYRELLARNDRLNIVAPAAGLLLTRSVEPGQVVGAGSTALFSIAKGGEMEVQARLSETDLARVSVGTSATVTPVGTGKQFTGQVWQVAPTIDEQSRQGIARVALAYAPELRPGGFAEVRINSGTVVAPQLPESAILSDEDGSFVYVVDKDNKVRRRKVTTGLVAASGIAVTSGLEGNEKVVLRAGGFLNEGDTVRPVAERAEPAGSAR from the coding sequence ATGAACTACGAAACGACCATGAACTACAGCGGCCCGGCCGATCCCGAGGCTGGCGAGACGGTCGAAACCGAAGCCGCGGCTGCGTCCACGCGCCGGCGGCGCATCATCGTGGCAGCGTTGATCGCGGCCGTGCTGATCGCGATCGCCGCTGCCCTGCTGCTGAGCGGCGGGGAAGAGGCCGATCTGTCGGCGGATGCGGAAACCGTGCCCAGCGTCACCGTGCTGGCCCCGGGGCAGGGCACGATCGCCGGCGTGATCAATGCCACCGGCACCATCGCTGCCCGCCGCGAAATGCCCGTGGGCGTGGTGGGCGAAGGCGGCCGCGTCGTCTCGGTGCCGGTGGATCAGGGCGAATGGGTGCGCCAGGGGCAGGTGCTGGCGGTGATCGACCGCGCAGTGCAGAGCCAGCAGGCCGCCAGCGCAGCTGCCACCGTTTCGGTGAACAAGGCGGATGCGGAACTGGCGCAGGCCAATCTCGACCGTGCGCTCAAGCTGGTCGACCGCGGCTTCATCTCGAAGGCCGATGTCGATCGCCTCACCGCCACGCGCGATGCGGCCGTGGCGCGGGTGAAGGTCGCCGAAGCGCAATATCGCGAGTTGCTGGCCCGCAACGACCGGCTGAATATCGTCGCCCCCGCCGCGGGCCTGCTGCTGACCCGCAGTGTGGAACCGGGCCAGGTGGTCGGCGCGGGCTCCACCGCGCTGTTCTCCATCGCCAAGGGCGGGGAGATGGAAGTGCAGGCGCGGCTCAGCGAGACCGATCTCGCCCGCGTGTCCGTGGGCACCAGCGCCACCGTCACTCCGGTGGGTACCGGCAAGCAATTCACCGGCCAGGTATGGCAGGTCGCGCCGACGATCGACGAGCAGAGCCGCCAGGGCATCGCCCGCGTCGCGCTGGCCTATGCGCCCGAACTGCGGCCCGGCGGCTTTGCCGAAGTGCGGATCAACAGCGGCACGGTGGTGGCCCCGCAGCTGCCCGAAAGCGCGATCCTGTCGGATGAGGATGGCTCCTTCGTCTATGTGGTGGACAAGGATAACAAGGTGCGCCGCCGCAAGGTGACGACCGGCCTCGTCGCGGCTTCGGGCATCGCCGTCACCTCCGGTCTCGAAGGAAACGAGAAGGTCGTGCTGCGTGCCGGCGGCTTCCTGAACGAAGGCGACACGGTGCGCCCGGTTGCGGAGCGTGCGGAGCCCGCCGGGTCGGCGCGCTAA
- a CDS encoding GFA family protein, translated as MPMLTGGCRCGEVRYEVEGPVLHHALCHCGDCRASSGAPVMAWMAFAQDGFRVTKGTAKAFHGSGGSVRHFCGTCGSGLYFLNAEMLPGVVDIQSATLDDAAEHAPTAQIQTAERLPWMTRLGEMAEFERFPGG; from the coding sequence ATGCCAATGCTTACCGGTGGATGCCGCTGCGGTGAGGTGCGTTACGAGGTCGAAGGGCCGGTGCTGCACCATGCCCTGTGCCATTGCGGCGATTGCCGGGCGTCCTCCGGCGCGCCCGTGATGGCGTGGATGGCCTTTGCCCAAGATGGCTTTCGCGTGACCAAGGGCACGGCCAAGGCCTTTCACGGATCGGGGGGCTCCGTCCGCCATTTCTGCGGCACATGCGGCAGTGGGCTCTATTTCCTCAATGCGGAGATGCTGCCCGGGGTGGTGGACATCCAGTCGGCCACGCTGGACGACGCGGCGGAGCATGCGCCCACGGCGCAGATCCAGACGGCGGAACGGCTGCCGTGGATGACGCGGCTTGGCGAAATGGCGGAGTTCGAGCGGTTTCCCGGCGGCTGA
- the fabI gene encoding enoyl-ACP reductase FabI — MGSLMQGKRGLIMGLANEKSLAWGIAKKLREEGAELAFSYQGDALLKRVKPLAEQLGSDFLLECDVSDMEALDGTFAALKARWETIDFVVHAIGFSDKNELRGRYVDTSLDNFLMTMNISAYSLVAVARRAAAMMPPLAEDGSGGGSILTLTYYGAEKVVPHYNVMGVAKAALETSVQYLANDLGPGGIRVNAISAGPIKTLAASGIGDFRYILKWNELNSPMRRNVTIEDVGGAGLYMLSDLSSGVTGEVHHVDAGYHVVGMKQEDAPDISLA, encoded by the coding sequence ATGGGTTCGCTGATGCAGGGCAAGCGCGGTCTGATCATGGGCCTCGCGAACGAAAAGTCGCTGGCCTGGGGCATTGCGAAGAAGCTGCGTGAAGAAGGTGCGGAACTGGCGTTCTCCTATCAGGGGGACGCGCTGCTGAAGCGGGTGAAGCCGCTGGCGGAACAGCTCGGTTCGGACTTCCTCCTGGAATGCGACGTGTCCGACATGGAGGCGCTGGACGGCACCTTCGCGGCACTGAAGGCACGCTGGGAAACGATCGACTTCGTGGTCCATGCGATCGGCTTTTCCGACAAGAACGAGCTGCGCGGCCGCTATGTCGATACCAGCCTCGACAATTTCCTGATGACCATGAACATCTCCGCCTATTCGCTGGTGGCGGTGGCGCGCCGCGCCGCGGCAATGATGCCGCCGCTCGCGGAAGACGGCAGCGGCGGGGGCTCGATCCTCACCCTCACCTATTACGGTGCTGAAAAGGTCGTGCCGCATTACAATGTGATGGGCGTGGCCAAGGCGGCGCTGGAAACCAGCGTGCAATATCTCGCCAACGACCTGGGGCCGGGCGGCATCCGCGTGAATGCGATCAGCGCTGGCCCGATCAAGACGCTGGCGGCCAGCGGCATCGGCGATTTTCGCTATATCCTCAAATGGAACGAGCTGAATTCGCCCATGCGGCGCAATGTCACCATCGAGGATGTCGGCGGCGCAGGGCTGTATATGCTATCGGACCTGTCATCCGGCGTTACCGGTGAAGTGCATCATGTGGATGCCGGTTACCACGTCGTCGGCATGAAGCAGGAGGACGCGCCGGACATCTCGCTGGCCTGA
- the mnmA gene encoding tRNA 2-thiouridine(34) synthase MnmA — MESRLESPLRAAALFDLPRDPASCRIVVAMSGGVDSSVVAALAAASGAEVIGITLQLYDYGAATGRKGACCAGDDIRDARQVADRLGIAHYVFDHESAFREEVVERFAEDYLEGRTPIPCIRCNMGPKFTDLLRMARELGADCLATGHYVRRVAGPAGAELHRAIDPARDQSYFLYGTTEAQLDYLRFPLGGLPKQEVRRIAGDFGLAVAAKPDSQDICFVPDGDYAKIVRSVRPEGARGGNIVHAETGEVMGTHQGVIHYTVGQRRGLEIGGQAEPLYVVQLDAGRAEVRVGPRRMLAVGAATIVDTNRIGPLPAGPLTAKVRSLARPVPVELDGPLGDGAACTIRFAEPEYGVAPGQAAVIYAGERVLGGGWIDSTEPA; from the coding sequence ATGGAAAGCCGCCTCGAATCCCCCCTGCGTGCCGCGGCCCTGTTCGACCTTCCGCGCGATCCGGCCAGCTGCCGGATCGTGGTGGCTATGTCGGGCGGGGTGGACAGTTCCGTTGTCGCCGCGCTGGCCGCCGCCAGCGGCGCCGAGGTGATCGGGATCACGCTGCAGCTGTATGATTATGGCGCCGCCACCGGGCGCAAGGGCGCCTGCTGCGCGGGCGACGACATCCGCGATGCGCGGCAGGTCGCCGACCGCCTGGGCATCGCCCATTATGTGTTCGACCACGAAAGCGCCTTTCGCGAGGAGGTGGTGGAGCGCTTCGCCGAGGATTATCTCGAAGGCCGCACGCCGATCCCCTGCATTCGCTGCAACATGGGGCCGAAATTCACCGATCTGCTGCGCATGGCGCGCGAACTGGGCGCGGATTGCCTGGCGACCGGCCATTACGTGCGCCGCGTGGCGGGCCCCGCCGGGGCCGAACTGCACCGCGCGATCGATCCGGCGCGCGACCAGTCCTATTTCCTCTACGGCACCACCGAAGCGCAGCTCGACTACCTCCGCTTTCCGCTGGGCGGCCTGCCCAAGCAGGAGGTGCGGCGGATCGCCGGGGACTTCGGCCTTGCCGTGGCGGCCAAGCCCGACAGCCAGGACATCTGCTTCGTGCCTGATGGCGATTATGCGAAGATCGTCCGCTCCGTGCGGCCGGAGGGGGCGCGCGGCGGCAATATCGTCCATGCCGAAACCGGCGAAGTGATGGGCACGCATCAGGGCGTGATCCACTATACGGTGGGCCAGCGGCGGGGGCTGGAGATCGGCGGGCAGGCGGAGCCGCTGTATGTCGTGCAGCTCGATGCCGGCCGGGCCGAAGTGCGCGTGGGCCCGCGCCGGATGCTGGCGGTTGGCGCGGCGACCATCGTGGACACCAACCGCATCGGGCCGCTGCCGGCGGGGCCGCTCACCGCGAAAGTTCGCTCGCTGGCCCGGCCGGTGCCGGTGGAACTGGACGGGCCGCTGGGCGATGGCGCCGCCTGCACGATCCGCTTCGCCGAACCCGAATATGGCGTTGCGCCGGGGCAGGCGGCGGTAATCTATGCCGGGGAGCGGGTGCTCGGCGGCGGATGGATCGATTCGACCGAGCCGGCCTGA